ATTTTGGACTTTCAGAATCGAGTAAATAACTACTTGTGACTAAGATTTGCGTCTTATAAAAAAATGCGCAAGAAAAGAGGGGAGATTTTTTACAAGAGGATCTCGAACTTTTTTGTGTCCCGCACTAGGAAGGGACGATGTTAAATTCTCTTTTCTCCCAATTTTTTTCCTATTTTTTTTAGAGCTACATTCGTTCCGATTCCTGGGGTTGTCCCGACTTTCGAAATTTTTCCTCCGATCAAAATCGGATCATTCCGCTCGTGCACGGAAATAACTTTTTTCGGTTTTGGGACAAATTTTGCCAGGGAATGAACGGCCGATTTTCGGGAACGTCAGTCGCGATTGGCAATTTCACTTTCGTGCCCGGCGAATTGCCGTTGTCGAATCGTTTTTTTAGGAAGCGGATTCTTGCCAGAGTCCGTTGTTCTTGATGAGCTCTACGAGCTTTTCGTCCGCTATTTCACTCGGGACGTTTTTCATCACGATTTCCTTTCCTCGGTAGAGATGCACTTTTCCCGGGCCCGCACCGACGTAACCGAAATCCGCGTCGGCCATTTCCCCCGGTCCGTTGACGATACAACCCATGACCGCGATTTTTACACCCTTGAGGTGCCCCGTCCTTGCCTTGATTCTTGCAGTGGTCTCTTGAAGATCGAAGAGGGTTCTTCCGCAGGATGGACAGGAAATGTATTCCGTCTTTGTTAAACGAAGTCGGGTTCCCTGCAAAAGATCGTAGGAAAGTTGAAAGATTTCCTCAAGGTTTTCCTCGCCGGAGTTTTGGATTCGGATCAGATCCCCGATCCCGTCTATCAAAAGGCCGCCGATTCCGATCGCAGAACCGTAAAGCGCCGAGTCCGCGTTCGCAAACGTTCCATGAAGAAGAATCGGAAATTCGAAATGGCTCAGGATCGTTCCGAGCTTTCGATAGTCGTAGAGAATTTCTTTGGTTTCCAAGGAGAATAGAACGTTTTGGATCCCCATTTCGGCTAACGTTTCCGGAAGTCCTTTTAAGGATTCGATCCTTTCTCCGTTCGTATGAATTTCGGTGTATAACCCGGCGCTTTGTCTGTCTTTCAAAAAGGAGAGCATCTTTTCTCCGTCTTGAAACTGTAAGAACGGATCGAAGACAACCTTCGGGAAACGTTTCAATTCCTTCTGAAGTTTTTCGTTGAGCGAAATATTTTTCCCCAGAAGAATTCCGACCGGAATGGAAAGCGCTTGCGCGGCTTCCGCAATTTCTTCCAGCTGATTCGGTTCGGGAGAATCGACGACGATACTTTCCGGCTCCAGTGAAAGAGATTTTCCGTATTGATAGAGTTTGGCGATGTTAGCCAAAAAAGAATTTGTGTCTCGAAAGGGAAGAATGGTCTCGACTCGAACCGGATGGTTGTCCCCTGCTTCGAACGTTCCGATTCGTATCGGACTGCTATAAAATCTTTGATACGAAAATGGATTGCGAAATTCGGAATAACCGTTCGCCTTTTTTTGGTCCTGCGCGATTCTTCCGTTGAACCGATCTACGAGGAGTTTCGCGACGGGGATTTCCAAAACGGGATCTTCGGTCAAAGAAACACGAATCGTATCACCGAGTCCGTCTTCCAAAAGGGAACCGATCCCGATCGCGGATTTGATTCTTCCGTCCTTTCCGTCCCCGGCCTCGGTCACGCCGAGATGAAGAGGGTAGTCCATTCTGAGTTCTCCGAACCGCGAAGCGAGCATTCGATAGGCCTGGACCATCACTTGAGGGTTCGAGGCTTTCATACTCACAATAATATCATAATAATTTAAACTTTCAGCGATTCTTATAAACTCGATCGCCGATTCCACCATTCCCTGTGGAGTGTCTCCGTATCGGTTCATAATTCGATCGGAAAGAGATCCGTGATTGGTTCCGATCCGCATCGCGACCCCGAGTTCCTTACAACGAAGAACGAGCGGTGAAAAAATTTCGGAGATTCTTTCCAACTCTTCGTCGTATTGCGAATCCGTATAATCTCGGACCGCGAACTTCTTCTTATCCGCGAAGTTTCCTGGATTGATTCTTACCTTTTCCACATACTCCACCGCCTTCATCGCGACGCTCGGTGTGAAGTGTATATCCGCAACAAGTGGAACCTTGCTTCCGGCTTTTTTAAGTTCGTTTCGAATGTTTATGAGATTGTCCGCGTCCGCCTGGGAAGGAACGGTAAGTCTCACGATCTCACAACCCGCGCGCTCGAGTTCGAGAATTTGTTTCACGGAACCCTGAGTGTCCGTCGTATCGCTGTTAATCATCGATTGGATTCGAATCGGATTTTCACCCCCGACTCCCACGTCTCCGATTTTTACTTCTCTCGTTTTTCTTCTCTGATAAGCAAATGGTGTATGATTGTATCTAAAGTTCATTGCCGTTTAGAATTCCCGACTTTCGACCGGTTTCCCTCTCTATAAGGCAGTCTTCCCGGGAATTCCCCGCTCGTCATTCTCGTTTTTTTTGTAAGAAGGGGAGGTCTATTTTTTACGTACGGATTTGATTTGGACCTGGCGCGCTCCGATATATACAAACACAAGCCCTGGAAATAAATTGATTATGGATTTTCCTTCTTTGCAACCCAACGAGACTTACAGAATTCGAGTCACCGTTGCGATCTATCGCGGCAATATTTTGTCTTATAAAAACGACGTCATCATTCCTTCCGAATATTCCCGGAGAACCGAAGCGAGGGCTCATATTCAAAGAGAACTCGGAGAGAGACTTCTTCATTCCAACTTCTTCCGTTCTCCCAGACCGGACTACGATTTGGTGCGTTATACGGAAGAGGCGACCTGCAACACATTCTTACGTTATCGAATTCTTTCTCTAAAATCGGGAGAGAGTTTGGTTAAAGAAAGAATCTGAATTCTTATTAAAAAATCTCTTCCTTTTCGTTTTTCGTTGAACTCCGTCTCTTGATCCGGATTTTCTTCAAAAGAAATCGGAATCGTTTGTTGAAAGAATTCGGAGGGAAGAATGAAAGCCGTTTTCCGAAAACATAGGGATCGTCGCAGGCTCTTCGATTCTTTTTTCAAAAATACGAATCCAGATCGCCGTATTCTTGTTTGGCGGTCGATCCTCTTCTTGTTCTTTCTTGGATCGTTCTCGGCGGGTGTTTGGGGAGCGGAACTGCGATACGCGGAGATGGTGTTCAAATGTAGAATGGAAAAACCTCGTTGTTCTTCTCGAGACATTTGTGTTATCGAAGTCTACGCTCATCCAAAAAACGATTCCTATCTGAACCCGTTTGTGACCTTGTATCAAGGAGAGGAAAAGAATATAAAGGATTCTGAATTTACCTATGACACGAAGATCGCTCTTCCCGTGACATACGAAGTGAAAGGAGAAAAGAAAATCATTCGTGTAGATTCTCCCGAATTTCCGCTGAGATTCTTTTTGGAAATTCTTACCAATGCCAAAGAGCCGGAGTCAGCTTCGGTCGGACTTTTTCGAGAAAACAAAACGGACGAGGATCCGATTCGTTATTACTGCCGCCAGTTGAAGGCGGGATATTGATTTTAAATCCGATTCTTACAAATCGAAAACCGTATTCTTTTCTTCGGTGCGTCTTTGAATGAAAGGGAAGTTTGATTCTTTTTCTTTGATTTGCAGAATTCGGATGGAGGCAGTTTTCCTTTGCGGAAAATTTATTTCCAAAATTAGGAGGTTTATCCATATGTTTCGAAAAATCATTCTTCCCGTTTTAGCGGCCGCCCTTTGGATCGTAGCATCCGAATTCTTCCGAAATGAAATCTTGTTCAAATCGTATTGCGTTTTGCACTATGAAAGTAAGGGTTTACGATTCCCTTCGGAACCGATCAACGGAGCTGTTTGGGTTCTTTGGTCGCTTTCTCTCGCGGCGGTTCTTTAGATTTCTCTCTCGGAAGTTTACTCTTACACAGTCGTTTTTGGTAGCCTGGTTCGTCGGTTTTGTTATGATGTGGATCGTTGTTTGGAACCTGGGAACGTTGCCTTTGTCGCTATTGGTCTATGCGGTTCCCTTGAGTCTTTTGGAAGTCTTTATCGGATTGCTTCTTATTCACAGACTCGCTAAGGTCTAACAAGTTTTAGGCGAACCTCCTTCTAAATGAAGGATTTCGATCTTTCGTTTGTGTCTTATTTCGGGAATGAATCGTTTTTTTTTTTTCTTCAAATGGCCAACCTCTCAGAAAGAATCTCTTGATTCTTTGAAATTCGATTCTTATCTTAAGTCCGGATCATTTGGAGCCTCTATGAAGAAATCTTTACTCTTGTCTATCGGCTTTGAACAACCCACGCAAGAAATCATGAAAGCATGGGAAACTTGGTTTGCTTTGATCAAAGATAGAATTGCCGACGCAGGCGGACATTTTTCAAAAGGAAGAGAGATTACGCGTGGTGGGACGATTTAATTGCCTTTGGACTTAAACGCGATCGCCGGATATCTTATCGTCCATGCGGAAAGTATGGACGAGGCGGAAGAAATTGCGCTTAAATGCCTGATCATTACCAGTAAAAAGGTTTTGAGATTAGCTCATCCGGAGGTTAATCGGGATCGCCCGTCTCAGAAAATGATCATTCAAGAATCCTACGTTCGGAAATCGGAACAAAGGATTCGAATTCTGTAATGCACTTTTTTATTCCGAGTCTTCCTCGGATTGATTTCTAAAAATCCGGATTTTTATACACCAATCCGAGGAAGAATCCCGCGAACGTAAACTGGATGAGGTGAAAGACTGCCTGTATCGCGAACCAAAGGGAAATCGAGTTGATTTCAATCTTCGCCGCATTGGCTACGGTAGATATCTAGTATAAGAAGATTCCCATAATGAGGCTGAACTGTATTCCTCGAAGGATCGAATTCCCCTTTGTATTATAAAAGGGAAACAAATAAGCTAAAACGATACCCTGAACTAGCATTGATCCAAATCCTAAGGGGATGATCGGGTCTTTACGATTGTGATACCGAAGGAATCGTATAACTCGTGGAAAAATAAAAAATGCCAGGACGCGCCGAGCAGGAAAGTTGGAATCAAATAACCTAATACGGCAAGTGTAAACTTTTTCATAAAACTATCCCTCGAAATTTTGAAAGATTCTAACATGGATTTGGCGAATGGGGACGAATTATTTTTATAAAGATTTTGTTATCGGAAACCGTAAGAGAGAAACGAGTGCGACCTCCGTAATTGCAACTCTATCAAGAATTCGCAAGAAGAGGAGCTACGGAAGTCTTCGCTTGATTTTAGTAGATTCCAATCGGTTTTCGATCGTATCTTTATCGTACCCGCTTGAAAAGATAAGAAGAAAGTTGTAAGTCCAAGACTTAGAGTTACATCTTTAACTATTGTTCTACGCAGACTACCTTTGCCGCGTTCGAGCAACCTGCAGTTCCAACGGAGAGCGCGGCATTGGAGGTATCGTCATGTACGCCAAAGGAGGCATTTGTGGCGATTGTTGTGCTCCAATCTGTACAATCGCTTGCACTACTCGTCCAATTCGTATTCAAGCCGGTCCAAATCCCGTTTGTTCCGTTGATCGTAGCTTGAAAGCCATTCGTAAGAGGAAACGAAAAGACCCCGTTCGCGGTAGTCGTACCTATCACGGTCGTTCCGTTTGATCTCACGTATTGTTTGTTGGGTTTGAGAACCCAGTCGATACTTTCTCCCGTACCGGTTCCGCAGTTTGCGGTTGTGCAGGCCCTGCGATTGGTTCCGTCTGAAACCAGTGCCTTATACGTTCCTCCACCGGACGGTTTGTTTACATCAGCCGCACAGTTCGCATCGAGACCTGCGATGCCAGCATTTACAGTCGCATTTGCGGATGTAGCGAATAGTTTGCATGGACCGGTCGTCGCGCAGGTCGCATTGGTTGTTGTGGAGGACGGAGTTGATGTCGTCGTCTGGAGATTTTGTGTAACTAAAATAACCGCGATCGTTTCCGTGTCCTTGTTCTCGTCGGACTTGCACGCAGAAAGCGACAAAGCGACCAACGTTGCCGCAAACAAAATAGCGGCGGTTTTTAAATCCGTTTGGATTCTATCTCTAAGAATCATTCCTAAAACTCCTAATGAAATCAATAGGACGAATGCCGAAGGAAATTTACCACTCATAAACCGCGTTAGTCTCTCTTGCGCGTAAATTTTTTAAGATACTGTGGAATTATCATTTCGTAACATTGGATCGGGAGAGAAAGACAATTCGAGTTTGTAAAAACGATCTTCTGTCGAAATCATTATTATCTTTCACAAATAGAATCTTAAAGCGCTCCTTTGATTCGGCTATACTATTGAAATGAATTTGTCGTTCTTTTGTCGCAGTCGTTCATTTCTTTTCTCCTTGCAGTAGCGTTTGAGGATCGCAGAACATTCTTTAAGTATTAGGTGCATATACGTTCGCCTTTGCCGATTCTTTTTGCGAAGTTTCGCATTTCCTATTTTTGTCTGGTTACCTTCAGCAATACGATTGTGTTACAACTGCGTTACGTGATCTTTGAACGAGGAATCCAAGAGGATTTTGGCGCTTAGAATGAAGAAGCTTTCATTCGATTTCTCCTGGATGGAGAATGGAGACGAAATTTTACTTTCTATGAATCGAATCGAAGCGGCTTATCATCATTCATTCCACGCGGCGGTGGAACATCTCGATATTCGGATCGACGAAGAGTTTCTTACTTCGTTTATCATTCGAAAATTTTCGAAACACGGTTTGGAGGGTTTGGTTCCGACTTTGTTGGACTTACTTTCGGAGGAAGAAGAAAGAAGAATTGTCTGGCAAAGAATTCTTCCTGCCATTGGAGAATCCTCCATCGCTCCGATTTTTACGCGCGCGGACGATTGTGATTCTTTTTGCACTGTGATCGTCGTGGAAGTGGAAAGAAGCGATGATTTTGTTTTTTGGAAACGATTCGGTTTGGACGTCTCGGATCTTTCGCTTATCGGAAGTGAGGTGCGCAGGATTTCCGATCTCCATTCCTATCGGTTTTCGATCGAGGAATATCGAACCGTCCCGGAACAATTCGACAGGGCATCGGAAACGAGTAGCGATTTCGTCGCTTAGGACGAGCGCCGAAGTTCCGTCCGATCGGGAAGAGCGCGGTTTTGAAATCGGAGTTTTCGGTTCTTTTCGGATCTGGAAATATATTTTTTCCTGCAATATTCGTCTCTGGATCGGCAACGGTTTACCCGTTGATAGAAAACATGGTTTTCCAATCACGTTTCGATCGTTCGATTTTCGCCCTTACGGATTCAGTGAAGAAGCCGAGTTTCGTACTTCTTTTCTGATTGTCGAATTTTTCGAAAAGGTTAGGGCAGACCGAGTTTCGTCGGTTTTTGCGATTGTTTCTCGGTGCGTGAGTTTCCTTGAATTCGAGACGGCTTATCTTTCGAAATGTCTTGAATTCCTGAAAACGAAGGGAAAACTGGCGAAGGTTTGCCAAAGACCGCCTTTTAAAAAGGTTTGAATCAATCGATCCGAAATTAGTATCGAAAAAGTCTTAGGCTCCGGAAATTAAGAATCGTATGTCAGGAACTGAAAAGAAAATCATAGAACAGAATTCCCACGGTGAATACGAGCTCACAGCGTACGGAGAATTCTTAAGTTATTTTCATACTCATATCCAGTTGTTCAACGGCCTGATCTCCGGAAAAAAAATCTCTCCGACGGAGCAGGAAGCTCTCAAACAAAAAGTCCGTTCTTATATCGTAAATAACATTCAAAAAACGGAACAGTTCTTCGATCACCTTCCGAAGTTTGCGGAATATCTCGGCGTTTCCCAAGCCGAACTTTCGGCCTTCATGAATAAGAATTTCATGAACACGCATAACGGGATCAAAAATAAACTCATAGAACAGGAAAAGTCTAACACCGGTAAGCCGAGAAAGAAAAAATACGCGCGTATCTCCGAAGAGATCGTCGAAACTTTCGGAACCTTGGTGCCACCCGGAAAACGTTTTATCGGAATGGAAGGTTACGTAGTTCTTCGGGACGACGCGACCGGGAAGGACGTCGAACCTTCGGCTTCTTCTTTTGGTGAGGCACCGAAGGCGGATGCACCGGGAGCTCCGAAACGAACGGTCGCACCTCCACCACCTTTGAAGAAAGGACCCGAAACCTTGATTCTCACCGAGATCGTAGAAAAGTTCGGTTCCGAGTTTTCGGGCAAAACTTTAGTTCTTCAAAAAGAAGAATTGGATGAGGACGATTCTCCGGCTCCTGTTTCCGTTTCGGGTGGAGACGATTTGTTAAGCGACGTGGACGATCTTCAGTTCGGCGGTTTCGAAGAACCTTCCTTTGTGGAAGAGGAACCGGCACAACCTTCCGAACCTCCGGTGATTATTCCGTTTTCCAAATATATGGAAAGTATAAACCGTGTTCGACAGTTTCAAAAGGACGGACAAGCCGACGCCTATAAGAAGTGGGTGATGACTCTTCCTCCCGAGCTGAGTTCTCTCGTTCAACTTCATACGTATGTTTTGAAAGAAATGAAAAACGAACCCGTGGATTGGAATTCGATTCTTGCTTCCCTCTCTTCTCGAAGCGGACTCAAAGAATCCAGACTCTGGAAAGTTTTAGAACTCACTCGCACCTTTGCCGATCTCAGAGCCGGTCTCGAAAAAGCGTTTGTAGCTTCGCGCACCGCCGGTACCGGAATGGAAGAACTCGTAAAAAAAGCCTGGCCTCATATTCTCAAACTCTTTGAAGAATATCCGGACACAACTTCTCTTCGTCAGAAGATGGATCAACTCTTTACGAGAATCCCGGACGCTACTCAGAGAAAAAAACTCACCGACCTTTTTCTTCCGATCGTTCAGAAGCTCTAAAAACTTTTTTGTTCTTCTTCTTTCCTGCTCCTTGATTCCGATCAACAAACTCCTTGTACTGTCTGCTTAAAGTTCGAGCAGTTTGTACTTAAGCGAAGAATTCTTTTTCATTCTTTCAAATGATTTCGGTCTAAGGATTGGATATCGGATTTTTTAGATCTGGTTTGTCTTGTAGATCGGTGCGAACATCGCATGGAAACGGGAGGAATTTTATTTCAAACCTATCTTTTAAAAGAATGTTTTCAATTTACGCAACTCTCAATTTACTGGCTTGTAACTGGGAAATTTTGCTGAAATTTCAGCCATAGGCGTGCCCGACGCTTGTTTGTAACCAGGGAATTAGGATCACGAGGGATTTCGGCAGATGAATGAAGTAAAAGAACAACTAAAACTCCAAAATTATCTAGAGGAAAACGGCCTTTATGAAAAGTCGTTCGAACATGATAACTGTGGGGTAGGATTTGTTGCCTCCTTTCAAGGAGAGAGCAGTCACAGAATCGTATCCATGGGCCTGAAGGCCGTAGCCTGTTTGACACACAGAGGGGCGGTGGACGCCGATATGGTGACCGGCGACGGAGCCGGAATCATGATTCAGATTCCTAAGAAGTTGTTTGCGACATACATCGAAGACATGGGTCATCGTAGACCCGAAGAAGACTCCATCGGAGTCGGGATGATCTTTCTACCGAGAGAGGATATCGATAAACAGGATATGTGCCGCAGTCTTGTCGAGTCCGCGCTCATGGAGTTTAACTTTAAACTTTATGCATGGAGATACGTTCCCGTTAATCCGGAAGTTCTCGGACCAAAGGCGAATCAATCCAGACCTCAGATCGAACAAGTCCTCATCGGAAAACCGGAAGGGATGTCCGCGGACGACTTCGAAACGAAATTATTCTTAATCCAAAAGAAACTGATGAGAGACGCGGATCGTCTTTCCCTCGCGGGAGATTTGTATATCTGTTCTCTTTCTTCCGAAAGAATCGTCTTCAAAGGACTGTTCAACGGAAATCAGGTTTCTCAGTTCTACGAAGATCTCAACTCGGAAGAAATGGTTTCTCCGTATTGTATCTTTCACCAGAGATATTCCACGAACACGTTTCCTTCTTGGGCTCTCGCTCAACCTTTTAGAATTCTCGCACACAACGGAGAAATCAATACGATCGTTGGGAATCGAATCTGGATGCTCGCACGCGAAGAAGAACTCGAGTGCAAAAAATGGGGAGAATATCAAAAAGAAATTCACCCGATCATTCGTCCTCACATGAGCGACTCCGCGAGTTTGGACAACGCGATGGAAGCCATCGTTCGCTCCGGAAAGGACGTTCTTCAGGCGAAAGCGATGCTCGTTCCGAACGCGTGGTCTAAAAACCTCACAATGTCCGAAGAGCTCAAAAGCTTTTACGAATATAACAATACTTTAATAGAACCTTGGGACGGTCCTGCCGCTCTCGCGTTTGCGGAAGGCGATTGGATCGGAGGCGCTCTGGATAGAAACGGTCTTCGTCCGGCGCGTTACGTGATCACCGAAGACGGACTTTTGATCATGGGATCCGAAGCCGGTCTTGTTCAGGTGGACGAGGAAATCATCACGAAAAAGGGACGTCTCGGTCCCGGCGAAATGATCGGGATCAATCTCAAAGAGAAAAAACTCTATCACAACGAAGACATCAACGCTCTTTTCGAAAAACGGTACGACTACAGAGAATGGTCCAAAGAGAACGTAACGTATCTCAACCAGGATCTGGATTCTTCCATGAAGGATACGATCACCTACAAAGGCGACGATCTCAAAAGAAGACAGGTATTGTTTGCGTATTCTCCGTTTAAACAAAAATCGGTGATCAAACCGCAGGCAAGTCTTGGAAAAGAAGCGATCAGCTCGATGGGAGACGATACCCCTCTGTCAATTCTGATGCTTTCCAGAATCGGACTTTATACGTATTTCCGTCAGAGATTTGCGCAGGTGACCAATCCTCCGATCGACTACATCCGTGAAAAAGGTGTGACCTCTCTTTACACTCGTCTCGTGAAAAAGATGAACCTGTTCGGAGACGAAAAACCCCAGAATTGTCTGGTGCTTTCTCATCCGTATCTCACCAATTTGGATCTGAAACGGATCCGCGAGATGGACGGAAAACCATACAAGATTCTCACGTTAGACGCAACCTTTGACGCTCACGTGGAATCGAACACCGCTTTCAATTATCTCGAAAAAGCGCTCGACGCGTTGTTGGAATCCGCTCTGCAAGCGGCGAAGTCGGGAACCAACATCCTCGTTCTTTCCGACAAAAAGCTTTCGAAAGAGAGAGCTCCGATTCCGATGGAATTGGCGGTGGCCGCGGTTCACAACCATTTGATCCGAAACAAAACGCGTTCGGCGGTTTCGATTCTTGTGGAAACCGGATCTGCATTCGAAATTCATAATGTGGCTGTATTACTCGGTTACGGAGCTTCCGGAGTGAACAGTTATCTGATCTGGGACACGTTATACGATATCTGGGAAAAGGGAGAATTCGATTCCGAAGACGGACAACGTCCCGAGTTCCACACGATCTGCGGAAACTATCGTTACGGCGTGGATGACGGACTTCTGAAGATCATGTCTAAGATGGGAATTTCGATTCTTTCTTCTTACGTGGGCGGCCAGGTTTTCGAAGCCATCGGTCTTTCCAGAACTCTCGTTTCGAAATACTTTCCAGGAACCTATTCCAGAATTTCGGGAATAGGGCTGGGCGGAATCGAACAGAACATTCTCAGAAATCACGAACAGGCGTTTTACAAAGAACTCAATCCGGAAGATTTTATCTCCGAAAAAGACGATCAACCTCACCGTTGGTCTCCGAGAGTCGTTAAGTTTTTAAGAAAGGCCGCGGTCGACAACGACTACGAAGCTTTCAAAGAAGCGACCAAGATTCTCAAAGAAAGTGATCCGATCAATATCCGGGATCTTTTCGATTTCGTCGCGAGAAAGCCGATCCCGATCGAGGAAGTCGAAACCGTCACCGAGATTCAAAAACGATTCTTAACTCCGGGAATGTCTCACGGCGCGCTTTCCATCGAAGCGCATACGGATCTCGCGATCGCCATGAACCGGTTAGGCGCTAAATCTTCTTCCGGAGAAGGCGGGGAACATCCTTCCCGTTACGTCGTGAATGAAAACGGGGATCTCGCAAATTCTTCCATAAAGCAAATCGCTTCGGGTCGATTCGGAGTTACGTCCGAGTATTTGAATTCCGCGACCGAAATCGAAATCAAAATCGCACAAGGCGCAAAACCGGGAGAGGGTGGTCAGCTTCCGGGTAAGAAGAATAACGAGGAGATCGCGACCAATCGTCACACTCCTCAGGGAATCGATTTGATTTCTCCTCCTCCTCACCACGATATCTATTCGATCGAGGATTTATCGCAACTCATCTACGACTTGAAGATGGCCAATCACAAGGCACAAGTTTCCGTGAAGCTCGTATCGGAAGCCGGTGTGGGAACGATCGCGGCCGGAGTTGCCAAAGCAAACGCGGATGTGATTTTGATCTCCGGTCACGTGGGCGGAACGGGAGCGGCTCCGATCACTTCGATCAAGTACGCGGGTTCTCCTTGGGAACTCGGTCTTTCCGAAACACATCAAGTTTTAGTAATGAACGGTTTGCGCGACAGGGTCGTCCTCAGAACGGACGGTGGAATCGTTTCCGGAAGAGACGTGATCATCGCGGCGTGTTTGGGTGCGGAAGAATACGGCGTGGGAACAGCGTCGCTTGTTGCTCTCGGTTGTATCATGGCGAGAAAATGCCACTTGAACAACTGTCCGACCGGGATTGCAACCCAAGACATCAAGTTCCGCGCGAAATACAAAGGATCTCCGGATCAACTCGTGAACCTGTTTACTTGTTTGGCTCTGGAAGTCAGAGAGTATCTTGCAGAACTCGGATTCCGTTCCATCGATGAAATCATCGGAAGAACGGACCTCTTAAAACAAATCACACGTTACGATAGAGACCGTTTGGATTCTCTCGATCTCAATCCGATTTTGGTGCGTCTGCCTCTGTTTTACGATCCTGCAAAACAGAAAAAAGACAGATCCGTTCGCAAAGAACCGATCGGAGAAGTATTGGACGATCGTATCATCAAAGACGCGGAGAAAGCGTTGGAAGGAAAATCTTCCATGGCTCTTTCCTATGTCGTCCGCAATACGAACAGAACCGTAGGAGCGAAGATCTCCGGTTTGATCGCGAGAAAATACGGATCGAAAGGACTTCCAGGAAAACTCGAAATCATCCTCGAAGGAACCGCCGGACAATCCTTGGGAGCTTGGCTCGTCAAGGGTGTTCAGATCACTCTTTCCGGGGACGCGAACGACTACGTCGGTAAAGGTCTCTGCGGCGGTGTGATCGTCGTAAAAAAACATCGCAAGTCCA
Above is a genomic segment from Leptospira stimsonii containing:
- the ispG gene encoding (E)-4-hydroxy-3-methylbut-2-enyl-diphosphate synthase codes for the protein MNFRYNHTPFAYQRRKTREVKIGDVGVGGENPIRIQSMINSDTTDTQGSVKQILELERAGCEIVRLTVPSQADADNLINIRNELKKAGSKVPLVADIHFTPSVAMKAVEYVEKVRINPGNFADKKKFAVRDYTDSQYDEELERISEIFSPLVLRCKELGVAMRIGTNHGSLSDRIMNRYGDTPQGMVESAIEFIRIAESLNYYDIIVSMKASNPQVMVQAYRMLASRFGELRMDYPLHLGVTEAGDGKDGRIKSAIGIGSLLEDGLGDTIRVSLTEDPVLEIPVAKLLVDRFNGRIAQDQKKANGYSEFRNPFSYQRFYSSPIRIGTFEAGDNHPVRVETILPFRDTNSFLANIAKLYQYGKSLSLEPESIVVDSPEPNQLEEIAEAAQALSIPVGILLGKNISLNEKLQKELKRFPKVVFDPFLQFQDGEKMLSFLKDRQSAGLYTEIHTNGERIESLKGLPETLAEMGIQNVLFSLETKEILYDYRKLGTILSHFEFPILLHGTFANADSALYGSAIGIGGLLIDGIGDLIRIQNSGEENLEEIFQLSYDLLQGTRLRLTKTEYISCPSCGRTLFDLQETTARIKARTGHLKGVKIAVMGCIVNGPGEMADADFGYVGAGPGKVHLYRGKEIVMKNVPSEIADEKLVELIKNNGLWQESAS
- the gltB gene encoding glutamate synthase large subunit, yielding MNEVKEQLKLQNYLEENGLYEKSFEHDNCGVGFVASFQGESSHRIVSMGLKAVACLTHRGAVDADMVTGDGAGIMIQIPKKLFATYIEDMGHRRPEEDSIGVGMIFLPREDIDKQDMCRSLVESALMEFNFKLYAWRYVPVNPEVLGPKANQSRPQIEQVLIGKPEGMSADDFETKLFLIQKKLMRDADRLSLAGDLYICSLSSERIVFKGLFNGNQVSQFYEDLNSEEMVSPYCIFHQRYSTNTFPSWALAQPFRILAHNGEINTIVGNRIWMLAREEELECKKWGEYQKEIHPIIRPHMSDSASLDNAMEAIVRSGKDVLQAKAMLVPNAWSKNLTMSEELKSFYEYNNTLIEPWDGPAALAFAEGDWIGGALDRNGLRPARYVITEDGLLIMGSEAGLVQVDEEIITKKGRLGPGEMIGINLKEKKLYHNEDINALFEKRYDYREWSKENVTYLNQDLDSSMKDTITYKGDDLKRRQVLFAYSPFKQKSVIKPQASLGKEAISSMGDDTPLSILMLSRIGLYTYFRQRFAQVTNPPIDYIREKGVTSLYTRLVKKMNLFGDEKPQNCLVLSHPYLTNLDLKRIREMDGKPYKILTLDATFDAHVESNTAFNYLEKALDALLESALQAAKSGTNILVLSDKKLSKERAPIPMELAVAAVHNHLIRNKTRSAVSILVETGSAFEIHNVAVLLGYGASGVNSYLIWDTLYDIWEKGEFDSEDGQRPEFHTICGNYRYGVDDGLLKIMSKMGISILSSYVGGQVFEAIGLSRTLVSKYFPGTYSRISGIGLGGIEQNILRNHEQAFYKELNPEDFISEKDDQPHRWSPRVVKFLRKAAVDNDYEAFKEATKILKESDPINIRDLFDFVARKPIPIEEVETVTEIQKRFLTPGMSHGALSIEAHTDLAIAMNRLGAKSSSGEGGEHPSRYVVNENGDLANSSIKQIASGRFGVTSEYLNSATEIEIKIAQGAKPGEGGQLPGKKNNEEIATNRHTPQGIDLISPPPHHDIYSIEDLSQLIYDLKMANHKAQVSVKLVSEAGVGTIAAGVAKANADVILISGHVGGTGAAPITSIKYAGSPWELGLSETHQVLVMNGLRDRVVLRTDGGIVSGRDVIIAACLGAEEYGVGTASLVALGCIMARKCHLNNCPTGIATQDIKFRAKYKGSPDQLVNLFTCLALEVREYLAELGFRSIDEIIGRTDLLKQITRYDRDRLDSLDLNPILVRLPLFYDPAKQKKDRSVRKEPIGEVLDDRIIKDAEKALEGKSSMALSYVVRNTNRTVGAKISGLIARKYGSKGLPGKLEIILEGTAGQSLGAWLVKGVQITLSGDANDYVGKGLCGGVIVVKKHRKSKLKAYDNTILGNTCLYGATSGKLFCSGRAGERFGVRNSGAEAVVGGAGDHFLEYMTSGTIVCLGSVGKNMGAGMTGGSAYFFQKGWEIQPLLNKEYVKTVDLEQGDYEVIKNLIGEHSKLTGSDLSEGILKDFEGNKNYFVKVVPK
- a CDS encoding DUF1554 domain-containing protein, with the translated sequence MSGKFPSAFVLLISLGVLGMILRDRIQTDLKTAAILFAATLVALSLSACKSDENKDTETIAVILVTQNLQTTTSTPSSTTTNATCATTGPCKLFATSANATVNAGIAGLDANCAADVNKPSGGGTYKALVSDGTNRRACTTANCGTGTGESIDWVLKPNKQYVRSNGTTVIGTTTANGVFSFPLTNGFQATINGTNGIWTGLNTNWTSSASDCTDWSTTIATNASFGVHDDTSNAALSVGTAGCSNAAKVVCVEQ